A single window of Anopheles moucheti chromosome 2, idAnoMoucSN_F20_07, whole genome shotgun sequence DNA harbors:
- the LOC128296845 gene encoding uncharacterized protein LOC128296845 has translation MRTSVALLIVGALILASAAEIGTVHPKAKRAANGQTSAAVEKIMEKGMVFAGNVVEKLKNSEVARKLLGKVLGAMGDQRGKRSIQIDATVTNYNTAHFQKLEVRKTPTNEASKNSHTTCPIGQNELNLIETVSIAVQHALSEVNKIINGQKVAFHVPKPTSVAE, from the exons ATGAGGACCTCTGTTGCACTATTAATCGTTGGCGCGTTGATCCTTGCG TCGGCAGCGGAAATCGGAACAGTCCATCCGAAGGCAAAACGAGCTGCCAATGGCCAGACAAGTGCAGCCGTAGAGAAAATTATGGAGAAAGGTATGGTTTTCGCCGGTAATGTTGTGGAAAAGTTGAAAAATAGTGAAG TGGCTCGAAAATTGCTCGGTAAAGTGTTGGGGGCAATGGGGGATCAACGAGGAAAGCGCTCGATACAAATTGATGCGACGGTCACAAACTACAATACGGCCCATTTCCAGAAGCTTGAAGTACGTAAAACCCCGACTAATGAAGCTAGTAAAAATAGCCACACAACCTGTCCAATCGGTCAGAACGAGCTGAATTTGATTGAAACCGTTTCCATTGCGGTGCAGCATGCGCTAAGTGAGGTTAATAAGATTATAAACGGACAAAAGGTAGCATTTCACGTCCCAAAACCAACTTCTGTTGCCgagtaa
- the LOC128299763 gene encoding N-acetylgalactosaminyltransferase 6-like — translation MDDKLRKARHARLRSIVRSAVKFLYPLRYLLLIIITVFLVLLLRQRNQQILNNGVGHFGEHFVDLPHKSRSVEKIDYHNYEQIQNDLNRVGPGEQGQAATLSPEESDSEKRKELYYQNGFNALLSDKISVNRSIADLRHPSCKLKSYQRELPVASVVVPFYEEHWSTLLRTIYSVLNRSPPHLLKEVIIVDDGSTKEFLHDKLEDFIKQHLPKVKLIRQQERTGLIKARLAGAKVASGDVLVFLDSHTEAGYNWLPPLLEPIAENPKTCVCPLIDVIDDQTFDVHPQDEGGRGLFDWTFHYKRILVKIENRISPTEPFPSPIMAGGLFAIAADFFWELGGYDEELDIWGAEQYEISFKIWQCGGRMLDAPCSRFGHIYRSYSPFPNSRKYDFITRNHKRVAEIWMDEYKEYIYDRDPERYAKADAGDMTKMKAIRAKLNCKPFKWFLQEVAPEIIELYPPVEPEPYASGSIQNVADSTLCIDTMQRGRGKPIGLYPCSNSLKEPTNRNQYFVHSWHRDIQLKDGQECFDVPESKPRSPVTVFTCHMHQGNQFFQYDHKTQQIKRNGVCVDSDPQAKEVFVNPCDTNSITQRWKFGSVNLKLLKQWKTYGAKFM, via the exons ATGGATGATAAACTGCGCAAAGCTCGTCACGCGCGCCTGCGATCGATCGTCCGCTCCGCAGTTAAATTTCTCTATCCACTCCGATATCTACTTCTGATCATTATTACAGTGTTTTTGGTTCTATTGTTACGTCAACGAAATCAACAAATTTTGAACAACGGAGTTGGGCATTTTGGCGAACATTTCGTAGATTTGCCGCACAAAAGCAGGAGTGTGGAGAAAATCGATTACCATAACTACGAACAGATACAAAACGATTTGAACCGCGTTGGTCCAGGTGAACAAGGCCAAGCAGCAACTCTTAGCCCGGAAGAAAGCGATAGCGAGAAGCGGAAGGAGCTTTATTACCAGAATGGTTTCAACGCTTTACTCAGCGATAAGATCAGCGTTAATCGGTCGATAGCCGATTTAAGACACCCAAG TTGCAAACTAAAATCATACCAGAGGGAGCTACCAGTGGCAAGCGTGGTGGTCCCTTTCTATGAAGAACACTGGAGTACTTTGCTCAGAACTATATACAGCGTGCTTAACAGGTCACCACCTCATCTCTTAAAGGAAGTTATCATTGTGGACGATGGCAGCACTAAGGAGTTCCTGCATGATAAACTTGAAGATTTTATTAAACAACACCTGCCGAAGGTAAAACTGATACGGCAACAGGAGCGTACCGGCCTGATCAAAGCCCGACTTGCTGGGGCGAAAGTTGCTTCGGGCGATGTTCTTGTATTTCTCGATTCGCACACCGAAGCAGGATATAATTGGTTACCTCCGCTGCTAGAACCAATTGCTGAAAATCCCAAAACATGTGTCTGCCCGTTGATCGATGTCATCGACGATCAAACGTTTGACGTGCATCCCCAAGACGAGGGTGGTCGTGGACTTTTTGACTGGACGTTTCATTACAAACGTATTCTggttaaaattgaaaacagaATCTCGCCGACAGAACCATTTCCTAGTCCCATCATGGCTGGAGGACTGTTTGCGATAGCAGCTGATTTCTTCTGGGAGCTCGGAGGCTACGATGAAGAGCTTGACATATGGGGAGCGGAGCAGTACGAAATAAGCTTTAAAATCTGGCAGTGTGGGGGTCGTATGTTGGATGCTCCTTGTTCCCGTTTTGGACACATATACCGCTCGTACAGCCCATTTCCAAACTCCAGAAAATACGATTTTATCACACGGAATCACAAACGTGTTGCAGAAatatggatggatgaatacAAAGAGTACATTTACGATCGAGATCCAGAGCGCTACGCCAAAGCGGATGCAGGAGATATGACCAAAATGAAAGCAATTCGAGCAAAGCTTAACTGCAAACCGTTTAAATGGTTCCTGCAGGAAGTGGCCCCAGAAATCATTGAGCTTTATCCTCCTGTCGAGCCTGAACCATATGCTTCTGGTTCCATTCAGAATGTCGCCGATTCTACGCTGTGTATCGACACAATGCAACGAGGCCGCGGAAAGCCCATTGGGTTATATCCTTGTTCTAATAGCCTTAAGGAACCAACGAATCGAAATCAGTACTTTGTACACAGCTGGCACCGCGATATACAGCTCAAGGATGGCCAAGAATGTTTCGATGTCCCGGAGAGTAAACCTCGCTCACCAGTGACAGTTTTCACGTGTCACATGCATCAGGGAAACCAGTTTTTCCAATACGATCAT aaaacacaacaaatcaaaCGTAATGGAGTGTGCGTTGATAGTGATCCTCAGGCAAAAGAGGTGTTTGTAAATCCCTGTGATACTAACAGTATCACACAACGGTGGAAGTTTGGTTCTGTGAACTTGAAATTGTTGAAACAATGGAAGACGTACGGTGCTAAATTTATGTGA
- the LOC128296853 gene encoding endochitinase-like, whose amino-acid sequence MGAGRHSRCSTLFVVLSATWFVFGRSQVEGAHTTPALFLTVKSSNFCMTKVDNVQCGYLIVTDILISPDGMPLPFFHDNSVSKKKSGLKIIASFGGSVVPSELFAFLTCDDKRRGAFVNNLIEFTRAHGFHGVDLAWLYPAPQERDQYVRLLRDLRLACDRNGLVLTVTVPSRPSVIEVNYPVEKLEKYADYVILSTTEFRKLRKTSFIAPLYSCSPGSSNSIDYHVDRWKMAGLSCGKIVIVIQTMTLTYKLYIQNEYRVGTPALQLKIRPYYKICRKLYSGSLEIWDSNVKSPYAFRDLSWYSYENEKSIKEKVCFVVQQGLGGLAVFYYDEDDPINICGDGQYPLTAIVVAALQSQYLPPSVITDSQIYHYESPSLTPLSQLDYRQYSEGNSNQPLVVYVEEKQPYSNAFLPDVSNTQPGTQLVSQPTQPMLGSLSFNADESTSPMQMSAPVSVNGYSSVEKMFYGAESGSDEYEEGFFLPYEEVKVGQGVDVTPTKVESPIMFSDPESLPSAVQLFSETVKPQNSHTCQLFSEKSHNHPVAYTTTGTTRCKECSTSRPCPHCASQSSAVSHGEQQTVCPCKYPGIKIFATAHAPTPATTTTMAPPVMHFFTMAPAALKPPTCCHGCQQCVKVVATSSADVPNVVGHALPCPCTTPAPVGPHGHLYSEHSFASSVPGVQIQAQAVGPQPVVPFTPFEVKLCPHDGILHDPHDRRSYYLCKRGLPMSDENKFSCAHGYIFHEASKKCVPEGSFK is encoded by the exons ATGGGTGCAGGGAGACATTCTCGGTGCTCTACACTGTTCGTGGTGCTTAGTGCAACCTGGTTTGTGTTCGGCCGAAGCCAGGTAGAGGGTGCCCATACAACACCAGCCTTATTTCTAACTGTGAAAAGTAGTAACTTTTGCATGACAAAGGTCGATAATGTGCAGTGTGGTTATTTGATTGTGACAGACATTTTGATCAGTCCCGATGGAATGCCTCTTCCATTTTTCCACGACAATa GTGTCTCCAAGAAGAAATCCGGACTGAAGATTATTGCATCGTTCGGTGGATCGGTTGTTCCGTCGGAGCTGTTCGCTTTCTTAACGTGTGACGATAAGCGGCGAGGAGCGTTTGTGAATAATTTGATCGAGTTTACACGAGCGCACGGATTCCATGGAGTTGATTTGGCCTGGTTATATCCAGCACCTCAAGAAAGG GATCAGTACGTCCGACTGCTGCGGGATCTTAGGCTTGCCTGCGATCGCAATGGATTGGTGCTCACGGTAACCGTCCCTAGCCGGCCCTCCGTCATCGAGGTGAACTACCCggtggaaaaattggaaaagtaTGCCGATTATGTTATTTTGAGTACCACCGAATTTCGCAAGTTACGAAAAACGTCCTTCATAGCACCGTTATACTCTTGCAGTCCAGGGTCATCTAACAGTATT GACTACCACGTAGATCGGTGGAAGATGGCGGGGTTGAGCTGTGGCAAAATCGTGATAGTAATTCAGACAATGACACTAACGTATAAACTGTACATTCAGAACGAATATCGCGTAGGCACACCAGCCCTGCAGCTCAAAATTCGTCCGTACTACAAAATCTGCCGGAAGCTGTACAGTGGATCGCTAGAGATTTGGGACAGTAATGTGAAGAGCCCCTACGCATTCCGCGATCTGTCATGGTACTCAtacgaaaatgaaaaatcaatcaaagaaAAGGTATGCTTCGTAGTGCAACAGGGTCTTGGAGGGTTGGCAGTGTTCTACTACGATGAAGATGATCCGATAAACATCTGCGGAGATGGGCAGTATCCTCTCACGGCAATAGTAGTGGCAGCGTTGCAATCGCAGTATCTTCCACCTTCAGTGATTACTGATTCGCAGATATATCACTACGAATCACCATCGTTGACACCTCTATCGCAGCTAGACTATCGGCAATACAGTGAGGGCAACAGCAATCAGCCGCTAGTTGTGTatgtggaagaaaaacaaccgtACAGTAATGCGTTTTTACCGGACGTATCGAATACTCAGCCTGGAACACAGCTCGTATCACAGCCAACGCAGCCTATGTTAGGATCGTTGAGTTTTAACGCGGATGAATCAACGTCGCCGATGCAGATGAGTGCACCGGTCTCAGTGAACGGGTACAGCTCAgtggaaaaaatgttttacggCGCTGAATCCGGTTCGGATGAGTATGAAGAGGGTTTTTTCTTACCATACGAAGAAGTCAAGGTTGGACAGGGTGTTGACGTGACGCCTACAAAAGTCGAAAGTCCGATAATGTTTAGTGATCCCGAATCGTTACCCTCGGCTGTGCAACTGTTTTCGGAAACTGTGAAACCACAAAACTCACACACCTGTCAACTGTTTTCAGAGAAGTCGCATAACCATCCGGTAGCGTATACGACTACGGGTACTACTAGGTGCAAAGAATGCAGTACATCCAGACCATGTCCCCATTGTGCATCTCAATCGTCTGCCGTTTCGCACGGCGAACAGCAAACCGTATGTCCTTGTAAATATCCAGGTATTAAAATTTTCGCCACTGCACATGCACCAACACCTGCGACGACAACGACTATGGCACCGCCTGTGATGCACTTCTTTACGATGGCTCCAGCAGCATTGAAGCCTCCAACATGTTGCCATGGATGCCAACAGTGTGTTAAGGTTGTAGCGACGAGCAGTGCGGATGTTCCAAATGTGGTAGGACATGCATTGCCCTGCCCTTGCACGACACCTGCACCCGTAGGTCCGCATGGCCACCTGTACTCGGAGCATTCGTTTGCATCGTCTGTCCCTGGTGTACAAATTCAAGCACAAGCTGTTGGTCCCCAACCAGTGGTTCCCTTCACACCGTTTGAGGTGAAACTTTGTCCTCACGATGGCATCCTTCATGATCCTCACGATAGACGGTCGTACTATTTGTGCAAACGTGGGTT ACCCATGAGTGATGAAAATAAGTTTAGCTGTGCTCATGGTTATATCTTTCACGAGGCAAGCAAAAAATGTGTTCCCGAGGGATCTTTCAAATAG
- the LOC128299765 gene encoding 2-hydroxyacyl-CoA lyase 1, producing MELDGNAVLAKSLKEQGVEYVFGIVGIPVVELSMAMQAEGLKYVGMRNEQSACYAAQAIGYLTGKPGVCLVVSGPGLLHVTGGMANAQVNCWPLLVIGGSTSQDHEGIGGFQECPQVELSRPYCKYAARPPSAALIPMHVEKAVRLACYGRPGAAYLDFPGNLLTAKIEEDAIPKQYVHPLPPVPFPDPKHVEEVTQLLCTAKRPLVIVGKGAAYARSELQVRQLIHQSNLPFLPTPMGKGVVPDLDPQCIAPARTLALQKADVVLLLGARLNWILHFGRPPRYSSDVKIIQVDVNAEEMHNSVLSKVAVQSHITPFTEQLIDALAKKNFRFGFDNQWWKDLRAKCEKNRKTVEEMALNVETPLNYYAVFHHLQQYIPKDAIIVSEGANTMDIGRTLLHNKLSRHRLDAGTFGTMGVGPGFAIAAALYCRDHCPGKKVICVEGDSAFGFSGMELETMVRYQLPIVIVIVNNGGIYAGFDKQTYDDMRSGGDLTQVTPASALTHETRYENMLNMFGMKGHFVRNISDLQNAVKESLTATDRPNIINIAISPQADRKPQDFKWLTESKL from the exons ATGGAATTAGACGGCAACGCAGTTCTGGCGAAGTCACTAAAGGAGCAG GGCGTTGAATATGTTTTCGGCATCGTTGGAATACCAGTTGTTGAACTGTCGATGGCTATGCAGGCCGAAGGGCTGAAATATGTCGGTATGCGTAACGAACAATCGGCTTGTTATGCTGCACAA GCTATTGGATATTTGACTGGTAAACCGGGAGTATGTTTGGTTGTTTCGGGACCGGGTTTGCTGCATGTGACTGGAGGGATGGCGAATGCGCAAGTAAATTGCTGGCCACTGTTGGTTATCGGTGGTTCAACATCCCAGGATCACGAGGGTATTGGAGGATTTCAAGAGTGTCCTCAAGTGGAGTTGAGCAGACCATACTGCAAATATGCAGCAAGACCTCCAAGTGCGGCCTTAATACCGATGCACGTAGAAAAGGCCGTACGATTAGCGTGTTATGGTAGGCCTGGGGCAGCGTATCTGGACTTCCCCGGCAATCTTTTGACTGCAAAGATAGAGGAGGATGCTATACCCAAGCAGTATGTCCATCCGCTTCCTCCGGTACCATTTCCCGATCCAAAGCATGTTGAAGAAGTAACACAATTACTTTGCACTGCAAAGCGTCCGTTAGTGATTGTTGGCAAAGGCGCAGCCTATGCCAGATCAGAGCTGCAAGTTCGTCAATTGATACACCAATCCaatcttccttttcttcccaCACCTATGGGAAAAGGGGTCGTTCCAGATCTTGACCCTCAGTGCATAGCTCCTGCCCGTACGTTAGCACTGCAAAAAGCGGATGTTGTTCTGCTGCTAGGCGCTCGCTTGAATTGGATATTGCATTTTGGCCGCCCGCCGCGTTATAGTTCGGatgtaaaaattattcaaGTGGATGTCAATGCGGAAGAAATGCATAATAGCGTACTCAGCAAGGTGGCCGTTCAATCGCATATTACTCCCTTCACTGAGCAACTTATAGATGCACTAGCAAAGAAGAATTTCCGCTTCGGGTTCGATAACCAATGGTGGAAGGACCTGAGGGCAAAATGTGAGAAAAATCGTAAAACAGTTGAAGAGATGGCGCTAAACGTTGAAACACCCCTGAATTACTATGCGGTATTCCACCATTTGCAACAGTACATTCCCAAAGATGCTATCATAGTCAGCGAAGGTGCCAACACGATGGACATTGGTCGTACCCTTTTGCATAACAAGCTTTCGCGTCATCGTTTGGATGCTGGTACTTTTGGAACGATGGGTGTAGGTCCGGGATTCGCCATTGCTGCGGCTCTTTACTGTAGAGATCACTGTCCTGGCAAGAAGGTGATTTGTGTGGAAGGAGATTCTGCATTCGGGTTTTCGGGAATGGAGCTGGAAACGATGGTACGCTACCAGCTGCCTATAGTAATAGTCATAGTAAACAACGGAGGAATATATGCTGGATTTGATAAGCAAACATACGATGATATGCGTTCCGGTGGCGACCTAACGCAAGT TACCCCAGCTTCAGCATTGACGCACGAAACACGCTACGAAAACATGTTGAACATGTTCGGTATGAAGGGACATTTCGTGCGCAACATTTCGGATCTTCAAAATGCCGTCAAGGAATCTCTTACGGCCACAGACCGGCCAAACATCATAAATATTGCAATCAGCCCGCAGGCAGATCGTAAACCACAAGACTTCAAATGGCTCACAGAATCGAAGCTTTAA
- the LOC128297147 gene encoding sialin: MYGPLVHFIKAIDHIPTRFNVSIMLFMACLISYMLRVNMSVNILAMVQPIQSSVKQSVPGHNGNITDESINQTMIGHSKIPDYGPRYNWSSHDQSIILGAYFYGYLISSLPAGIFAERYGGRNMVGLSLAFSALLTALTPLAADNGMWATIANRVALGILGGFLYPALHNLISKWAPPDEKGKFVSALMGGTFGTVITWPLVGVLIETLGWSFAFYIPAAIAAIAAVLWYIIVADSPATHPRIKSEEKDYIEKSLGDTVSKSKLLPPITSLATSPPFLALLVLHFGNLWGLYFLITAAPKFMSEVLGFNLAKAGFLSALPYLARSLAAFVFGTIGDILRKKSIISVTAIRKSFCIFSHIIPGLFLVGLIYIGFDPYVCVAIITLSLGFNGASTMTNLQNSQDLAPNFAGTLYGIINFVGTSSGFISPILVAHFTAQQSTMDEWQYVFMIGAAAYIAPALIFVIFGSGLVQKWNEPKQTQTTTGHEHT; the protein is encoded by the exons ATGTACGGACCACTTGTGCATTTCATCAAAGCGATCG ATCACATACCGACCCGATTCAATGTATCTATTATGCTGTTTATGGCATGCTTGATCAGCTATATGTTGCGAGTGAACATGTCCGTCAATATATTGGCCATGGTGCAGCCGATTCAAAGCAGCGTCAAACAATCCGTACCCGGCCACAATGGCAACATAACTGACGAATCGATTAATCAAACAATGATAGGACATTCAAAGATCCCAGAT TATGGTCCACGGTATAACTGGAGCTCACACGATCAAAGCATCATTTTGGGCGCCTATTTCTACGGTTATCTGATATCTTCGTTGCCGGCCGGTATTTTTGCGGAACGTTACGGTGGACGTAACATGGTTGGACTGTCGTTGGCATTTAGCGCACTCCTCACCGCGCTGACACCGCTGGCCGCCGACAATGGCATGTGGGCCACTATTGCCAATCGCGTGGCGCTAGGAATTTTAGGT GGTTTTCTGTATCCAGCTCTGCACAACCTCATCTCCAAATGGGCACCACCAGACGAGAAGGGAAAGTTCGTATCGGCGCTTATGGGTGGAACATTTGGCACGGTAATAACTTGGCCGCTGGTTGGCGTTCTAATCGAAACCCTCGGCTGGTCGTTTGCGTTCTACATTCCTGCCGCCATCGCTGCCATCGCAGCAGTGCTGTGGTACATTATCGTGGCCGATAGCCCAGCCACACATCCTCGCATTAAGTCGGAAGAAAAGGATTACATTGAAAAATCGCTCGGCGATACGGTCTCCAAATCGAAGCTTTTACCACCCATTACATCGCTCGCCACATCACCACCATTCCTGGCCCTGCTAGTGTTACATTTTGGCAATTTATGGGGCTTGTACTTCTTGATAACAGCTGCACCCAAGTTTATGAGCGAG GTACTCGGGTTTAACCTAGCTAAGGCTGGATTCCTATCTGCACTGCCTTACTTGGCCCGATCGTTGGCAGCATTTGTGTTCGGCACGATAGGTGATATACTGCGAAAGAAATCAATTATTAGCGTTACGGCAATACGCAAAtcattttgcatatttt CTCACATAATACCCGGCCTGTTTCTCGTCGGGCTGATCTACATCGGCTTTGATCCGTATGTCTGTGTCGCCATTATTACACTCTCGCTCGGGTTTAACGGTGCATCCACGATGACCAATCTCCAAAACTCCCAGGATCTGGCGCCAAACTTTGCCGGAACGCTTTACGGGATCATTAACTTCGTCGGAACGTCTAGCGGCTTCATCTCACCCATCCTGGTAGCGCACTTTACCGCGCAACAGAGCACCATGGACGAATGGCAATATGTCTTCATGATCGGAGCCGCCGCTTACATCGCGCCAGCGCTCATATTCGTCATCTTCGGATCAGGGCTGGTACAGAAGTGGAACGAACCgaagcaaacgcaaacgaCAACCGGTCACGAGCATACCTAA
- the LOC128301134 gene encoding neuropeptide-like precursor 1: MLRYEMVLPPKLLFVRAFMLLFLVFHNVNAQNYEGRRLKPCELETLLRDLTYPEEGYEMHAVALRNQLRHILERDPSENYQNLDDSSEVGNGPYEDKRSYRSLLRDGAVFGKRNVGALARAGLLRNQPEYLKRSLATLAKNGQLPSRDTESEDTTPDGEWNEDKRNVASALKAGYMLNGKRTIASLARKYELPGKRNIQSLLRTGMLPSIAPKRNIQSLARENALAGYGNVDKRNIQTLVRDWSLPKQHNKLSEGGSSTGDNEKRNIQSLKNAQGNGRKKRSLYYDELEESSPEVLEPVFQTAPLDYEELMEAMVQTYPLYSTDNHLEEKRFLGLRRSEDIANYGDDRTDADLLLRSTPLVKRHIASIVRSGWTPSFRPSRGNRFSRAGRARSNFTPDPSHYDSQPAAYVDNAFMDSEAPLVGELQGYNPRGVLRRPELPRYTGEAFANHPYVHEEFSERVNPFFADEEYRCANRLRKLLYYLKKQYYLDNKYIQATYGRNSAYFK, translated from the exons ATGTTGCGGTACGAGATGGTTTTACCGCCAAAGCTGCTTTTTGTTCGGGCGTTCATGCTGCTTTTCTTAGTTTTTCATAAC GTAAATGCACAAAACTACGAAGGTCGCCGACTGAAACCATGTGAGCTGGAAACATTGCTAAGAGATCTAACTTATCCCGAAGAAGGTTACGAAATGCATGCTGTGGCACTTCGTAATCAGTTACGACATATTTTGGAGCGTGATCCTTCTGAAAACTATCAGAATCTCGATGACAGTTCGGAAGTAGGCAATGGTCCGTATGAAGACAAGCGGTCGTATCGCTCACTTCTGCGAGATGGAGCCGTCTTTGGTAAACGAAATGTGGGAGCACTAGCACGGGCCGGATTACTGCGAAATCAACCGGAATACCTCAAACGTAGCTTGGCAACACTAGCCAAAAATGGGCAGCTACCGTCGCGTGACACAGAATCCGAGGATACAACACCTGATGGCGAATGGAATGAAGATAAGCGTAATGTAGCATCAGCGTTGAAGGCAGGTTATATGTTGAACGGAAAACGTACCATTGCTTCGTTGGCCAGAAAGTATGAATTGCCTGGCAAGCGAAACATTCAATCGTTGCTACGTACTGGAATGCTTCCGTCAATTGCACCGAAACGTAACATACAGTCACTCGCTCGAGAAAATGCACTCGCAGGATACGGAAATGTTGATAAACGAAACATTCAGACACTAGTACGCGATTGGAGTTTACCGAAACAACATAACAAGCTTTCCGAGGGCGGCAGCTCAACAGGTGATAACG AGAAACGCAACATTCAATCATTGAAGAATGCGCAAGGAAATGGACGTAAAAAGCGATCATTGTACTATGACGAATTGGAAGAAAGCAGTCCTGAAGTTTTGGAACCTGTTTTCCAAACCGCTCCACTGGACTACGAGGAACTCATGGAAGCAATGGTGCAAACATATCCTCTCTACAGCACCGACAATCACCTTGAGGAAAAACGATTTCTAG GCCTCAGAAGAAGCGAAGACATCGCCAATTATGGAGATGACAGAACGGATGCGGATCTGCTGTTGCGAAGCACGCCACTCGTAAAGCGTCACATTGCCTCGATAGTGCGGTCCGGCTGGACACCATCGTTCCGGCCGTCGCGTGGAAATCGCTTCAGTCGGGCCGGCAGGGCGAG GTCGAATTTTACTCCCGACCCGAGCCACTACGACAGCCAACCAGCGGCGTATGTAGACAATGCATTCATGGATTCAGAGGCACCGTTAGTTGGGGAGCTCCAGGGTTACAATCCTCGTGGGGTGCTGCGCCGCCCCGAGTTGCCGCGCTACACTGGCGAGGCCTTCGCGAATCACCCGTACGTGCACGAAGAGTTCAGTGAACGTGTAAATCCTTTCTTCGCGGATGAGGAATACCGTTGCGCCAACCGTCTCCGTAAGTTACTCTATTATCTGAAGAAACAGTATTATCTTGACAATAAATACATCCAAGCAACTTATGGTAGAAATTCGGCTTATTTTAAGTAA